A genomic region of uncultured Paludibaculum sp. contains the following coding sequences:
- a CDS encoding DUF4097 family beta strand repeat-containing protein — MRKNWLALSLVLGTLTLSGCDIDPSDWGSSDRYKEEFSYQHKLNSGGRVVLETFNGSVEVLGWDGNSVDISGAKYASREEIMKDLKIDVISDPGSIRIRALRPVERNCNCGARFVLKVPKNVILDSVQTSNGSMRVESIQGNARLKTSNGSIRIWNMEGSLEATTSNASVELDKFKGAATIVTSNGRIKADGVEGAFSAHTSNASIDAQVMSLEAGRSMELESSNGSINATLDSWNNNAVRATTSNSSINLRVPENIHADLRAATSNGSITSDISITTNQFSKTRVSGQLNGGGALLDLTSSNGNIRLLKK, encoded by the coding sequence ATGCGTAAAAACTGGCTCGCTCTCTCACTAGTCCTTGGCACTCTCACCCTTTCCGGCTGCGATATCGATCCGTCCGATTGGGGCAGCTCGGACCGATATAAAGAAGAGTTCTCCTATCAGCACAAGCTGAACTCAGGCGGCCGCGTGGTGCTGGAGACCTTCAATGGCTCCGTCGAAGTGCTTGGCTGGGACGGCAACAGCGTCGACATCAGCGGCGCGAAATATGCGTCCCGCGAGGAGATCATGAAGGACCTCAAGATCGACGTGATCTCGGACCCCGGGTCGATCCGGATTCGTGCCCTGCGGCCCGTAGAGCGGAACTGCAACTGCGGTGCCCGCTTTGTCCTCAAGGTCCCGAAGAATGTCATCCTCGACAGCGTCCAGACCTCGAATGGCAGCATGCGCGTGGAGTCCATCCAGGGGAATGCCCGGCTGAAAACCTCCAACGGGTCCATCCGGATCTGGAATATGGAAGGATCGCTGGAGGCCACCACGTCCAACGCCAGCGTAGAGCTGGACAAGTTCAAGGGAGCGGCCACTATCGTCACCTCCAATGGCCGGATCAAGGCGGACGGAGTGGAAGGGGCCTTCAGCGCTCATACCTCGAACGCTTCGATTGACGCGCAGGTGATGTCGCTGGAGGCAGGCCGATCCATGGAACTCGAAAGCTCCAACGGCAGCATCAATGCGACGCTTGACTCCTGGAACAACAACGCGGTCCGCGCCACGACGTCGAACTCCTCGATCAACCTGCGGGTACCCGAGAACATCCACGCCGACCTGCGGGCGGCGACGTCGAATGGCAGCATTACCTCCGATATCTCCATCACCACTAATCAGTTCAGCAAGACCCGGGTATCCGGCCAGTTGAACGGTGGCGGTGCGCTGTTGGACCTGACGAGCTCCAACGGCAACATCAGGCTTCTGAAGAAGTAG
- a CDS encoding pyruvate carboxylase, with translation MKKLLALNRGEIAIRIFRAANELGLGTVAIYSQEDRLSLHRFKADEAYLIGEGMGPVQAYLDVEGIVSLAKEKGVDFIHPGYGFLSENPALPKACAAAGITFVGPSERILEMLGDKTAARRLAHEAGVPTLPGTEKPAASFEQARKLAPKIGFPLILKAAFGGGGRGMRVVTKPEELEARFHEATAEAQAAFGNGAVFMERYIRHAKHVEVQILGDRSGAMVHLWERDCSVQRRHQKVVEVAPAFGLDLRIRQELCAAAVKLCSHAKYYSAGTVEFLVDVDSGEWFFIEVNPRVQVEHTVTEEVTGIDIVRAQIQVAQGLPLHGDEMGIPAQDEIHVTGAALQCRVTTEDPAKNFLPDYGKIQTYRSPAGFGVRLDGASAYGGAVITPYYDSLLVKVTTRGNNFVQACQRMDRVLREFRIRGVKTNIPFLENVIHNAKFRAGEATTTFLEQTPDLFRFKARQDRATRLLTYLGDVMVNGNPEMANRVAPAATRPAPVPEHNAAEPPKGTRQLLDELGATGFAEWTSKQKRLLITDTTMRDAHQSLMATRMRTYDMLQIANFYAHQLSGLYSVEMWGGATFDVTMRFLHEDPWMRLRRLRELIPNICFQMLLRASNAVGYTAYPDNAVRRFVEVAAAEGMDIFRIFDSLNWLPNMKVAMDAVRRTPKVCEAAICYTGDILDPKRDKYPLAYYVKMAKELEKMGAHVLAIKDMAGLLKPYAAHKLVKALKGEVGLPLHFHTHDTSGLNAASILKAGEAGVDAVDAALSSMSGSTSQPNLNSIVAALQHDKVRGTGLDFEALNRASDYWEVVRANYAPFDTAPRSGTADVYIHEMPGGQYTNLREQAENLGLGPRWPEIARMYADVNHAFGDIVKVTPSSKVVGDMALFLIQHGMTVKEFENLGAGHSLNIPNSVVEMFEGTLGEPEGGWPKKISNVILKGRKAGKGRPGAKLAAISFDDTRAVVEKKTGHKPSETDLMSYVMYPDVFTKFDKARAAYGDLTVLPSPTFFYGMKTGEEITVEIEAGKALVIKFVAVGDPHPDGTRTVFFELNGQPREVTIRDRKLKAETKVHPVADVAVPGQVGAPIPGAVTSIAVELNQEVKKGDKLLVMEAMKMQTTVYAPVAGKISARHVSVGQTVQPKDLLIVIS, from the coding sequence ATGAAGAAGTTACTGGCGCTGAACAGAGGGGAAATCGCCATACGGATCTTCCGTGCCGCCAATGAGTTAGGCCTGGGCACGGTGGCCATCTACAGTCAGGAAGACCGCTTGAGCCTGCACCGCTTCAAAGCGGATGAGGCCTACCTGATTGGCGAAGGCATGGGTCCGGTGCAGGCGTATCTGGATGTCGAGGGTATTGTTTCCCTGGCGAAGGAGAAGGGTGTCGATTTCATCCACCCGGGGTATGGATTCCTCAGTGAGAACCCGGCCCTTCCCAAGGCCTGCGCGGCCGCCGGCATCACGTTTGTCGGGCCCAGCGAGCGGATTCTCGAAATGCTGGGGGACAAGACTGCGGCCCGGCGACTGGCGCACGAGGCTGGCGTCCCCACCCTGCCGGGTACCGAGAAGCCGGCGGCGAGCTTTGAGCAGGCCAGGAAGCTGGCCCCGAAAATCGGCTTCCCATTGATTCTAAAGGCTGCATTTGGCGGCGGCGGCCGCGGGATGCGCGTGGTGACTAAGCCCGAGGAGCTGGAAGCACGGTTCCACGAAGCCACGGCCGAGGCCCAGGCCGCCTTCGGGAACGGCGCCGTCTTCATGGAGCGCTACATCCGGCACGCCAAGCACGTGGAAGTGCAGATTCTCGGCGACCGGAGTGGCGCCATGGTCCACCTGTGGGAGCGTGACTGCAGCGTGCAGCGGCGTCACCAGAAGGTGGTCGAGGTGGCGCCGGCGTTCGGGCTGGACCTCAGGATCCGCCAGGAGTTGTGCGCGGCGGCGGTGAAACTGTGCTCACACGCCAAGTACTACAGCGCCGGAACGGTGGAGTTTCTGGTGGATGTCGATTCCGGCGAGTGGTTCTTCATCGAAGTGAACCCACGCGTCCAGGTGGAGCATACCGTCACGGAGGAGGTGACCGGTATCGACATCGTCCGGGCGCAGATTCAGGTGGCCCAGGGGTTGCCGCTGCATGGGGACGAGATGGGCATTCCGGCCCAGGATGAGATCCATGTCACCGGTGCGGCCCTGCAGTGCCGCGTCACAACAGAGGATCCGGCCAAGAACTTTCTGCCAGATTACGGCAAGATTCAGACCTACCGGTCGCCGGCCGGCTTCGGCGTCCGTCTGGACGGAGCCTCGGCCTACGGCGGCGCGGTCATTACCCCTTATTACGACTCCCTACTGGTGAAGGTGACGACCCGCGGCAACAACTTCGTGCAGGCCTGTCAGCGCATGGACCGCGTTCTGCGCGAGTTCCGTATTCGCGGAGTCAAGACCAACATCCCGTTCCTGGAGAACGTGATCCACAACGCGAAGTTCCGGGCGGGCGAGGCAACCACCACCTTCCTGGAGCAGACCCCGGATCTGTTCCGGTTCAAGGCCCGGCAGGATCGCGCAACCCGGCTGCTTACCTACCTGGGCGACGTGATGGTGAACGGCAATCCGGAGATGGCGAACCGCGTGGCTCCCGCCGCAACCCGGCCGGCCCCGGTGCCCGAACACAATGCCGCCGAGCCGCCGAAAGGCACCCGGCAGTTGCTGGACGAACTGGGCGCAACCGGATTCGCCGAATGGACCAGCAAACAGAAGCGACTGCTGATTACTGATACGACGATGCGCGACGCGCATCAGAGCCTGATGGCGACCCGCATGCGCACCTACGACATGTTGCAGATCGCCAACTTCTACGCGCACCAACTTAGTGGGCTGTACAGCGTGGAGATGTGGGGCGGTGCGACGTTCGACGTGACGATGCGATTCCTGCACGAGGATCCGTGGATGCGGCTGCGGCGCCTGCGCGAGCTCATTCCCAATATCTGTTTCCAGATGCTGTTGCGGGCTTCGAACGCCGTGGGCTACACCGCTTATCCCGACAACGCCGTACGCCGGTTCGTCGAGGTAGCGGCAGCCGAAGGCATGGATATCTTCCGTATCTTCGATTCGCTCAACTGGCTGCCCAACATGAAGGTGGCGATGGACGCGGTGCGGCGGACGCCCAAGGTGTGTGAAGCGGCGATCTGCTACACCGGCGATATCCTGGACCCCAAACGCGACAAGTACCCTCTGGCCTACTACGTCAAGATGGCCAAGGAGTTGGAGAAGATGGGCGCCCATGTCCTGGCGATCAAGGACATGGCCGGGCTATTGAAACCCTACGCCGCCCACAAGCTAGTGAAGGCCCTGAAGGGCGAGGTCGGCCTCCCTCTCCACTTCCATACGCACGATACCAGTGGCCTGAACGCCGCCTCCATTCTCAAGGCTGGTGAAGCAGGCGTGGATGCGGTGGATGCGGCACTCTCGTCGATGAGCGGATCGACTTCGCAGCCCAATCTGAACTCCATTGTGGCGGCACTGCAGCACGACAAAGTGCGTGGCACGGGGCTCGACTTCGAAGCACTAAACCGCGCGTCGGACTATTGGGAGGTGGTGCGAGCGAACTACGCCCCGTTCGACACGGCTCCGCGGTCCGGCACCGCCGATGTCTATATCCACGAGATGCCGGGCGGGCAGTACACCAACCTGCGCGAGCAGGCCGAGAACCTGGGGTTGGGTCCGCGGTGGCCGGAGATCGCGCGGATGTATGCGGACGTCAATCACGCCTTTGGGGACATTGTGAAAGTGACGCCCTCCAGCAAAGTGGTGGGTGACATGGCTTTGTTCCTCATCCAGCACGGAATGACGGTGAAGGAGTTCGAGAACCTGGGCGCGGGCCACAGCCTGAACATCCCGAACTCCGTGGTAGAGATGTTCGAAGGTACCTTGGGCGAGCCCGAAGGCGGGTGGCCGAAGAAGATTTCCAACGTCATTCTCAAGGGCAGGAAAGCGGGCAAGGGGCGGCCCGGCGCGAAGTTGGCTGCGATCAGTTTCGATGACACGCGCGCCGTGGTGGAGAAGAAGACGGGTCACAAGCCGTCCGAAACCGACCTGATGAGCTATGTGATGTATCCGGACGTCTTCACCAAGTTCGACAAGGCGAGGGCGGCCTATGGTGACTTGACCGTGCTGCCGTCGCCAACATTCTTCTACGGCATGAAGACCGGCGAGGAGATCACGGTGGAGATCGAGGCCGGCAAGGCGCTGGTAATCAAGTTCGTGGCCGTCGGCGATCCTCATCCGGACGGGACGCGGACGGTATTCTTCGAACTGAACGGACAGCCGCGCGAGGTGACGATCCGCGACCGCAAGCTGAAGGCGGAGACCAAGGTGCATCCGGTGGCGGATGTGGCGGTACCTGGCCAGGTGGGCGCGCCTATTCCTGGAGCTGTGACCAGCATCGCGGTGGAACTCAATCAGGAAGTGAAGAAAGGCGACAAGCTGCTGGTGATGGAAGCGATGAAGATGCAGACCACGGTGTATGCGCCGGTGGCTGGGAAGATCAGTGCGCGGCATGTCTCCGTCGGCCAGACTGTCCAGCCCAAAGACTTGCTGATAGTGATCAGCTAA
- a CDS encoding outer membrane beta-barrel protein: MRNIFTIHRIFAVAVCTLSAAGALNAQTEERPVSVGVIGGVGLNDPFDSRSVDILTPSNIRYSFSNHRYIVGPMVQVNLPWHLGLEVDALYRRYSYTSDAAPFDSIVTTRTSSNTWEFPLLLKYRVFGGPLSPFLVAGPNFRYVSEGERTSSVLSGDPNTGPNSVARELKNSFAPGFSIGGGVSLGAKSLKIEPQFRYTRWGWENFASNPTGFFKSNQNQVDFLLNVRF, translated from the coding sequence ATGAGAAATATCTTCACTATTCACCGCATCTTCGCTGTTGCCGTATGTACGCTGTCCGCTGCCGGCGCTTTAAATGCACAAACAGAAGAGCGCCCTGTTTCCGTGGGCGTCATCGGTGGCGTCGGTTTGAATGACCCGTTTGATTCCAGGAGCGTGGATATTCTGACTCCATCGAATATCCGCTACTCCTTCAGTAACCATCGCTACATCGTAGGACCGATGGTGCAGGTCAATCTGCCCTGGCATCTGGGGCTGGAAGTGGATGCCCTCTACCGCCGCTACTCCTACACATCCGACGCAGCGCCGTTCGATAGCATCGTCACCACCAGAACCAGCTCCAACACCTGGGAATTCCCGCTGTTGCTGAAGTACCGTGTCTTTGGCGGCCCCCTGAGTCCGTTTCTGGTCGCCGGACCAAACTTCCGCTATGTCTCTGAAGGCGAGCGCACCTCCAGCGTCCTGAGCGGCGATCCGAACACCGGACCCAATTCCGTTGCGCGTGAACTGAAGAACAGTTTCGCGCCGGGATTCTCCATTGGCGGCGGCGTCAGCCTGGGCGCCAAATCGCTGAAGATCGAGCCGCAGTTCCGTTATACGCGCTGGGGCTGGGAGAACTTCGCGTCCAATCCGACGGGGTTCTTCAAGTCCAATCAAAATCAGGTGGACTTCCTGCTTAATGTTAGGTTCTGA
- a CDS encoding MBL fold metallo-hydrolase, translating to MATDVAAPAKRRVGRRAWLSGIGVGAAGVGAGVIYNAAPFFWKQFAKDLGNTIAPAPKHPNPAHWPDQGIHAAWLGHSTVLMKIDGFTIITDPVFSSWIGLGLGPLTLGMKRLVEPALELEQLPKVDLILLSHAHMDHFDLPSLRALEARKPEVVTAHATSDLLRVPNYRRVQEVGWGQTVRVGPATIRAFEVRHWGARMRRDTYRGYNAYIIQTGRYRVVFGGDTALTHTFRQVGGAHLAIMPVGAYNPWIRVHCNPEQAWQMANDARADVVLPVHHRTFHLSQESSNEPLERILAAAGNSCDSRIPARVIGAELRLV from the coding sequence TTGGCTACTGACGTGGCAGCGCCGGCCAAACGGCGCGTGGGCCGCCGGGCCTGGTTGAGCGGCATAGGCGTCGGAGCGGCCGGAGTTGGTGCCGGCGTAATCTACAACGCGGCGCCTTTCTTCTGGAAGCAATTCGCCAAGGACCTGGGCAACACCATCGCTCCGGCTCCGAAACACCCGAATCCGGCGCATTGGCCGGACCAGGGCATCCATGCCGCCTGGTTGGGCCACTCGACGGTCCTCATGAAGATTGATGGATTCACCATCATCACCGACCCGGTCTTCAGCTCCTGGATCGGCCTGGGCCTCGGCCCTCTCACCTTGGGCATGAAACGCCTGGTCGAACCGGCGTTGGAACTGGAGCAACTGCCCAAGGTCGACCTCATCCTGCTCTCGCACGCGCACATGGATCATTTCGACCTGCCCAGCCTGCGAGCCCTGGAAGCGCGCAAGCCAGAGGTCGTGACTGCTCACGCCACATCCGACCTGTTGCGCGTGCCAAACTACCGGCGCGTGCAGGAGGTGGGCTGGGGCCAGACGGTCCGGGTCGGCCCCGCCACCATTCGGGCCTTTGAAGTGCGCCACTGGGGAGCCCGAATGCGCCGCGACACCTACCGCGGCTACAACGCATACATTATCCAGACGGGACGCTACCGCGTCGTCTTTGGGGGCGACACGGCCCTCACACACACCTTTCGTCAGGTGGGCGGAGCGCACTTGGCCATCATGCCGGTGGGCGCCTACAATCCCTGGATCCGTGTGCACTGCAATCCCGAACAGGCCTGGCAAATGGCCAACGACGCCCGCGCCGATGTCGTCCTGCCGGTCCACCACCGGACCTTTCATCTGAGCCAGGAATCGTCCAACGAACCGTTGGAGCGCATCCTCGCCGCCGCCGGCAACTCCTGCGACTCACGCATCCCGGCGCGCGTTATCGGTGCGGAACTCCGCTTAGTCTAA
- a CDS encoding sulfite oxidase-like oxidoreductase, translated as MSDLELKKLQTEEPRTAEGLPADVIVSPDTHRSNRIPPGQSRTRKWPVLDAGGPPRIDMEKWRLEIHGLVDKEASFNWAQFQQLPRTKVFSDFHCVTRWSRLGNIWEGVSTRDLMQTVGTTSPRARYVLVHGYDFGWTTNLPLDQFLSEDSLIATHHDGEPLSLEHGAPARLIVPRLYAWKSAKWVGGIEFIEQDKAGFWERNGYHMNGDPWREERFGY; from the coding sequence ATGTCCGATCTCGAGTTGAAGAAACTCCAGACCGAGGAGCCCCGGACAGCCGAGGGCCTTCCGGCCGACGTCATTGTCAGCCCCGACACCCACCGCTCCAACCGCATTCCTCCTGGCCAGAGCCGTACACGGAAATGGCCGGTTCTGGATGCCGGCGGGCCGCCGCGCATCGACATGGAGAAATGGCGTCTCGAGATTCACGGACTGGTCGACAAGGAGGCCAGTTTCAACTGGGCTCAGTTCCAGCAACTCCCTCGAACCAAAGTCTTTAGCGATTTCCACTGTGTCACCCGCTGGAGCCGCCTCGGCAACATCTGGGAGGGTGTGTCCACCCGAGACCTCATGCAGACCGTTGGAACCACTTCGCCCCGCGCGCGGTATGTATTAGTGCATGGGTACGATTTCGGCTGGACCACGAACCTCCCCCTCGACCAGTTCCTGTCGGAAGATTCGTTGATTGCCACGCACCATGACGGTGAACCTCTTTCCCTTGAGCATGGCGCTCCGGCGCGCCTCATCGTGCCGCGGTTGTATGCCTGGAAGAGCGCGAAGTGGGTCGGCGGCATCGAGTTCATTGAGCAGGACAAAGCCGGATTCTGGGAGCGCAACGGTTACCATATGAATGGAGACCCCTGGCGGGAGGAGCGATTTGGCTACTGA
- a CDS encoding thiol-disulfide isomerase — MFTRNWILGLLCAPIWAASTPAVTYYKEVLPVLQKNCQSCHRPGEAAPVSFLTYEATRPWAKAIKQAVQTRKMPPWFADPHTGKFANDRSLSQPDIDLLVRWADSGAQAGDPKTAPEPVRFADGWQMGKPDRVYEMPVDYSVPASGTLEYTYFVIPTGFTKDQWIEASEARPGNRAVVHHMIAFVRAPGSQWLAEAKPGVPFVPKDERGSGGEGRDGMADEWLAGYAPGTPPMQLNPGQARLVPAGSDFVFQVHYTANGKAQSDRSRLGLRFATVPVTERVTMAAASTNKFAIPPGDANYQVKAVTTLAAPAKLVNLQPHMHLRGKAFSYRLIYPDGRTQDLLNVPRYDFNWQLVYEPSGNLTLPAGTQMECVATYDNSPNNPFNPDPKSEVRWGDQSWQEMMIGFFDVAIDPKMDRRELYPRKKTGKKRTGSGD; from the coding sequence TTGTTCACCCGCAATTGGATCCTGGGCCTGTTGTGTGCCCCGATTTGGGCCGCATCCACACCTGCCGTCACCTACTACAAGGAGGTGCTGCCCGTGCTCCAGAAGAACTGCCAGTCCTGTCATCGGCCTGGCGAAGCGGCGCCGGTCTCCTTTCTGACGTACGAAGCCACCCGGCCCTGGGCGAAAGCCATCAAGCAGGCGGTCCAGACCCGCAAGATGCCGCCATGGTTCGCCGATCCCCACACGGGAAAATTCGCCAATGACCGCTCGCTCTCCCAGCCGGACATCGACCTGCTCGTCCGCTGGGCAGACTCGGGCGCCCAAGCTGGGGACCCCAAAACCGCACCTGAGCCTGTCCGGTTCGCAGACGGCTGGCAGATGGGTAAACCCGATCGTGTCTATGAGATGCCCGTCGATTACTCCGTGCCCGCCTCCGGGACGCTGGAATACACCTACTTCGTTATCCCGACCGGATTCACCAAGGATCAATGGATCGAAGCCTCCGAAGCCCGGCCCGGAAACCGCGCTGTGGTCCATCACATGATCGCCTTTGTCCGCGCCCCGGGCTCTCAGTGGCTGGCCGAGGCCAAGCCGGGTGTTCCCTTTGTGCCAAAGGATGAGCGCGGTTCGGGAGGCGAAGGCCGCGACGGGATGGCCGATGAGTGGCTGGCCGGGTACGCGCCGGGTACACCGCCCATGCAGCTCAATCCGGGTCAGGCGCGGCTCGTACCAGCCGGCAGTGACTTCGTATTCCAGGTGCACTACACCGCTAATGGAAAGGCCCAATCCGACCGCTCCCGCCTGGGCCTGCGCTTCGCCACGGTCCCGGTGACTGAGCGCGTTACCATGGCCGCCGCCTCCACCAACAAGTTCGCCATTCCGCCCGGCGACGCCAATTACCAGGTGAAGGCCGTGACCACCTTGGCCGCCCCGGCAAAGCTCGTCAACCTCCAGCCCCACATGCACTTACGCGGCAAGGCGTTCTCTTACCGCCTCATCTACCCGGACGGCCGCACCCAGGATCTGCTGAATGTGCCGCGCTACGATTTCAACTGGCAACTCGTCTATGAGCCCTCCGGCAACCTTACCCTGCCTGCCGGCACGCAAATGGAATGCGTTGCCACCTACGACAACTCGCCCAACAACCCCTTCAATCCGGATCCAAAGAGCGAGGTCCGATGGGGCGACCAGAGTTGGCAGGAGATGATGATTGGTTTCTTCGACGTCGCCATCGATCCAAAGATGGACCGCCGGGAACTGTACCCCCGCAAGAAGACTGGCAAAAAGCGGACCGGCTCCGGAGATTAG
- a CDS encoding helix-turn-helix transcriptional regulator yields MREHRLKHKVCLEEIAEATKISRRFLEAIEMGEYALLPGGVFTTSYIRQYAAAIGFDAEEILADCRASLEERQPERREPGSAEGPGATRWYRFLSLG; encoded by the coding sequence TTGCGAGAGCACCGGCTGAAGCACAAGGTGTGTCTCGAGGAGATCGCCGAAGCCACCAAGATCAGCCGCCGATTTCTCGAAGCGATTGAGATGGGCGAATACGCCCTCTTGCCCGGTGGTGTATTTACTACGAGTTATATCCGGCAATACGCCGCGGCCATCGGCTTTGACGCGGAAGAGATCCTGGCGGACTGCCGCGCCAGTCTCGAAGAGAGGCAGCCGGAACGGCGTGAGCCGGGCAGCGCAGAGGGTCCGGGTGCAACGCGCTGGTATCGATTCCTGTCCCTGGGGTAA
- the flgM gene encoding flagellar biosynthesis anti-sigma factor FlgM, with amino-acid sequence MRIDTNNMAGIEASGLDRTQSTEAVEQQAGPGVAKRGTRGGADQVSLSTLAERLQSLESQSPERQARLEHLTAAYQSGNYDPDPDAISEAIIEDATSAGADPGAVSTG; translated from the coding sequence ATGCGCATAGACACAAACAATATGGCCGGCATTGAAGCCTCAGGGCTAGATCGTACCCAAAGTACGGAAGCGGTGGAGCAACAGGCGGGGCCAGGCGTCGCAAAGCGCGGGACGCGCGGCGGCGCTGACCAGGTGAGCCTGTCCACATTGGCTGAGCGTCTGCAATCCTTGGAGTCCCAATCGCCGGAACGGCAGGCGCGGCTGGAGCATTTGACGGCGGCTTATCAGTCGGGCAACTACGATCCCGACCCCGACGCGATCAGTGAGGCAATCATCGAAGACGCGACTTCGGCCGGGGCGGACCCAGGCGCGGTGAGCACCGGGTAG
- the flgK gene encoding flagellar hook-associated protein FlgK, translating to MGSLMVSLRNAAGAMSAFEKAMGIVQSNVANASTAGYARQRVEFQSQRFQPEMGLSGGVSWSGTLDSRDTFAEANVRRRVTEQGAADEMATQLERIEPLFDISSDSGLAGALTKMTEAFSALTVSPNDNAARQTAIDRASQVAESFNSIAGGLTDASHTVDRSLKAQVDSINSTVTQIVEINREFRADARAVDDPGLQAKMASLQEQLSDSGDFTILTAEDGSATIFLGGQALLAAGGTQYKLQVDTSGGQARLLDSTGQDVTRAISGGRVSSLLELRNTIIPEHQAEMDRLAQSVADTVNTILGGGVDSTGQPPTQELFSYDTTAGAAHTLRTNPLQPGDLALADSAAPGGNAVALQLAGLSQAKSIDGLTFTEFYGNRAAVLGRQLQGAQDGVETKSQLVAQARQLRDSIQKVDLNEEAVLILQYQRGYQAAAQLVQTLNEMTEIAIGLLR from the coding sequence ATGGGCAGTCTGATGGTTTCGCTCCGCAACGCCGCCGGGGCGATGAGTGCGTTTGAAAAGGCGATGGGCATCGTGCAATCGAACGTTGCCAACGCCTCCACCGCGGGCTATGCGCGGCAGCGGGTGGAGTTCCAATCGCAGCGATTTCAACCGGAGATGGGTTTATCCGGTGGCGTTTCGTGGAGCGGGACTCTGGACTCACGGGACACGTTCGCCGAGGCGAACGTGAGGAGGCGGGTCACTGAACAGGGCGCCGCCGATGAGATGGCGACCCAACTCGAACGGATCGAACCGCTCTTCGACATCAGTAGCGATTCCGGACTGGCCGGAGCGTTGACGAAAATGACCGAGGCGTTCTCCGCATTGACCGTGAGTCCGAATGACAATGCGGCGCGGCAGACCGCCATCGACCGCGCCTCGCAGGTAGCAGAGAGCTTCAACTCCATTGCCGGCGGATTGACGGATGCATCCCATACCGTGGACCGGTCGCTGAAAGCGCAGGTCGACTCGATTAACTCGACGGTCACTCAGATTGTCGAGATCAACAGGGAGTTCCGCGCCGACGCGCGCGCCGTGGACGATCCAGGACTCCAGGCGAAGATGGCGTCGCTGCAGGAGCAACTATCCGATAGCGGAGACTTCACGATTCTCACCGCGGAAGATGGCAGCGCGACGATCTTCCTGGGCGGACAGGCTTTGCTGGCGGCGGGCGGTACGCAGTACAAGCTGCAGGTCGACACCAGCGGCGGTCAGGCCCGTTTGTTGGATTCCACAGGGCAGGACGTAACCCGCGCGATATCGGGCGGGCGCGTGAGCAGCCTGCTGGAACTCCGCAACACCATCATTCCCGAGCATCAGGCCGAGATGGACCGCCTGGCGCAGTCGGTGGCCGATACCGTGAATACCATCCTGGGCGGTGGTGTCGACAGCACTGGTCAGCCGCCAACGCAGGAACTTTTCTCCTACGACACGACTGCAGGGGCGGCGCACACCCTGCGGACCAATCCGCTGCAGCCGGGCGACTTGGCACTGGCGGACAGTGCGGCTCCTGGTGGCAATGCGGTGGCGCTGCAACTAGCGGGATTGTCTCAGGCAAAGAGCATTGATGGGTTGACGTTCACTGAGTTCTACGGCAATCGCGCCGCGGTCCTGGGGCGGCAGTTGCAGGGCGCCCAAGACGGCGTCGAGACCAAGAGTCAATTGGTGGCCCAGGCACGGCAGTTGCGCGACTCGATCCAGAAGGTGGATCTCAACGAAGAGGCGGTCCTCATTCTCCAATACCAGCGCGGCTATCAGGCTGCGGCCCAGTTGGTGCAGACTCTGAACGAAATGACGGAGATCGCCATCGGATTGCTGCGCTGA